A region of Schistosoma mansoni, WGS project CABG00000000 data, chromosome 2 unplaced supercontig 0407, strain Puerto Rico, whole genome shotgun sequence DNA encodes the following proteins:
- a CDS encoding phosphatidylinositol-4-phosphate 5-kinase type II, putative, whose translation MLSRETVDVSGLFISSFLQENNLIDYSLLIGVHDPEIALASSLEDAGDDGEGTGGASVGGCVGAGVGGGGGGSNSGVLEPNSRGFDDRMVSAGDGLGSLSSQWQCGRLSMARSSIVLGLSSSAAVEAASCGVGGVGVGFGTGNASTGDDDDEEEDGISIPENNTQGELTPPDSPPGAECLPQLFSGELHPTLEHYGIKSSIGL comes from the exons ATGCTGAGTCGTGAAACGGTTGATGTGTCTGGACTCTTTATTTCGTCC TTCTTACAGGAGAACAATTTGATCGACTACAGCCTTCTCATTGGGGTGCATGATCCTGAGATTGCACTGGCTAGTTCACTTGAGGATGCCGGTGATGATGGTGAAGGGACTGGTGGTGCTAGTGTTGGTGGATGTGTGGGTGCGGGTGTTGGTGgaggtggtggtggtagtaatAGTGGTGTGTTGGAACCTAACAGTCGGGGCTTCGACGATAGGATGGTGTCTGCAGGTGACGGTCTGGGATCACTTAGCTCACAATGGCAATGTGGTCGTTTGTCGATGGCCAGATCGAGTATTGTGCTTGGTCTGAGCTCGTCAGCAGCTGTTGAGGCTGCTAGttgtggtgttggtggtgtCGGAGTTGGCTTTGGGACTGGGAATGCGAGCACaggtgatgatgacgatgaagaGGAGGACGGGATCAGTATACCAGAGAATAATACACAAG GTGAATTGACCCCACCCGATAGTCCACCTGGTGCAGAATGTCTACCTCAATTATTCTCAGGTGAATTGCATCCTACTTTAGAACATTATGGAATCAAAAGTTCAATTG GTTTGTGA
- a CDS encoding phosphatidylinositol-4-phosphate 5-kinase type II, putative — MLSRETVDVSGLFISSFLQENNLIDYSLLIGVHDPEIALASSLEDAGDDGEGTGGASVGGCVGAGVGGGGGGSNSGVLEPNSRGFDDRMVSAGDGLGSLSSQWQCGRLSMARSSIVLGLSSSAAVEAASCGVGGVGVGFGTGNASTGDDDDEEEDGISIPENNTQGL; from the exons ATGCTGAGTCGTGAAACGGTTGATGTGTCTGGACTCTTTATTTCGTCC TTCTTACAGGAGAACAATTTGATCGACTACAGCCTTCTCATTGGGGTGCATGATCCTGAGATTGCACTGGCTAGTTCACTTGAGGATGCCGGTGATGATGGTGAAGGGACTGGTGGTGCTAGTGTTGGTGGATGTGTGGGTGCGGGTGTTGGTGgaggtggtggtggtagtaatAGTGGTGTGTTGGAACCTAACAGTCGGGGCTTCGACGATAGGATGGTGTCTGCAGGTGACGGTCTGGGATCACTTAGCTCACAATGGCAATGTGGTCGTTTGTCGATGGCCAGATCGAGTATTGTGCTTGGTCTGAGCTCGTCAGCAGCTGTTGAGGCTGCTAGttgtggtgttggtggtgtCGGAGTTGGCTTTGGGACTGGGAATGCGAGCACaggtgatgatgacgatgaagaGGAGGACGGGATCAGTATACCAGAGAATAATACACAAG GTTTGTGA